The following proteins come from a genomic window of Finegoldia magna ATCC 29328:
- the lexA gene encoding transcriptional repressor LexA, with protein MYDDLTSKQIEILKFIKRYIDYKGYPPAIREIGDSLNINSTSTVHNNILKLEMKGYLRRDPLKNRALEIIDSVYEEQENEIKKETIDVPIVGKVQAGMPILAIENVEDTFPLPIEYTSQGIVFILKVQGESMIEDGILNGDKIIVRKQNTANNGDIVVALMDESATVKRFYRHSDHIELRPSNSTMYPIIVKDVEILGKVIGLYRTIY; from the coding sequence ATGTACGATGATTTAACCTCAAAACAAATTGAAATATTAAAATTTATAAAAAGATATATAGATTACAAAGGATATCCCCCTGCTATTCGAGAAATTGGCGATAGTTTAAATATAAATTCAACATCTACCGTCCACAATAATATTTTGAAATTAGAGATGAAGGGTTATTTAAGAAGAGATCCTCTAAAAAATAGAGCATTAGAAATCATAGATAGTGTTTATGAAGAACAAGAAAATGAAATCAAAAAAGAAACTATAGATGTTCCTATCGTTGGGAAAGTTCAAGCTGGAATGCCGATTTTAGCTATAGAAAATGTAGAGGACACATTTCCTCTTCCTATTGAATATACATCACAAGGAATAGTATTCATTCTAAAAGTTCAAGGGGAATCTATGATTGAAGACGGAATATTAAACGGAGATAAGATAATTGTTCGCAAACAAAATACTGCAAACAATGGAGATATCGTTGTTGCGTTAATGGATGAATCAGCAACTGTAAAAAGATTTTATAGACATTCTGATCATATTGAACTAAGACCTTCTAATTCAACGATGTATCCTATTATTGTAAAAGATGTTGAGATTTTAGGAAAAGTTATCGGCCTTTACAGAACAATTTATTAA
- a CDS encoding LysM peptidoglycan-binding domain-containing protein, with product MKKYRITNKFKFFRFISICFVALCLMILVVTTNMSYGNYENLEYNTEYYIVEPSDSLWKISTKFKPDSMSTRQFISVIKHYNRFIEGSSIKVGEHLNIPLINK from the coding sequence ATGAAAAAATATAGAATAACAAATAAGTTTAAATTTTTTAGATTCATATCAATTTGTTTTGTAGCACTATGCTTGATGATATTAGTAGTAACTACTAATATGAGTTATGGTAATTATGAGAATTTAGAATATAACACTGAATATTATATTGTAGAGCCATCGGATTCATTGTGGAAAATTTCTACAAAATTCAAACCTGATAGCATGAGTACAAGACAATTTATATCTGTAATAAAACACTACAATAGATTTATAGAAGGCAGTTCAATTAAAGTAGGCGAACATTTGAACATACCTTTAATAAATAAATAA
- a CDS encoding tyrosine recombinase XerC produces MNSYPMILMDFLDYLETIKGRSSNTVKEYAYDINLMIKYIIARKQNIKLKSFDDIVKIDSSDVDLNFFKNIDVIDLHSFMGFLDHNRSNGSSTRSRKTSSIRTFYKYLINIRKLDIINPAELLDSPKKNIRQPVYLTLDESLDLLKVILREKDEEIKSRDYCITVLFLNCGMRLSELSSINIDHIKTNTLRVIGKGNKERTVYLNDMCLDAIDNYLKIRPEIDNDALFISKKRNRMSNRAIQYRIEHYLKIGGFDTSIYSVHKLRHTAATLMYQYGNVDIKVLQEILGHESVSTTQIYTHVDNNSLRNAVNKNPLNSLNNDLKNTK; encoded by the coding sequence ATGAATAGCTATCCTATGATACTTATGGACTTTTTAGACTACTTAGAAACTATAAAAGGTCGTTCGTCAAACACCGTTAAAGAATATGCTTACGATATTAATTTAATGATAAAATACATTATAGCACGTAAGCAAAATATAAAATTAAAATCATTTGATGATATTGTTAAAATTGATTCTTCTGATGTAGATTTAAATTTTTTCAAAAATATTGATGTCATTGATCTGCACTCTTTCATGGGATTTTTAGATCACAATAGATCCAATGGATCATCTACACGTAGCCGTAAAACTTCTAGTATCAGAACGTTTTATAAGTATCTTATAAATATTAGAAAACTTGATATAATAAACCCTGCAGAACTTTTAGATTCACCCAAAAAAAACATTAGACAACCAGTATATCTTACGCTTGATGAATCATTAGATTTACTTAAGGTTATCCTTCGCGAAAAAGATGAAGAAATTAAATCCCGTGATTACTGTATTACAGTATTATTTTTAAATTGTGGTATGAGACTATCTGAGCTTAGCAGCATAAATATTGATCATATAAAAACAAATACTTTGAGAGTTATCGGAAAAGGAAACAAAGAAAGAACTGTTTATCTAAATGATATGTGTTTAGATGCTATCGATAATTATCTTAAAATAAGACCAGAAATAGATAATGACGCTTTATTTATTAGCAAAAAAAGAAATCGCATGAGTAATCGTGCAATACAATACAGAATTGAACATTATTTAAAAATAGGTGGATTTGACACTAGTATATACAGTGTTCATAAATTACGCCACACAGCAGCTACTTTAATGTATCAATATGGTAATGTTGATATAAAAGTATTGCAAGAAATTTTAGGTCATGAGTCAGTGTCTACAACTCAAATATATACTCATGTCGATAATAACAGTTTAAGAAATGCAGTAAATAAAAACCCACTTAATAGCTTAAATAACGATTTAAAAAACACTAAATAG
- a CDS encoding pyridoxal phosphate-dependent aminotransferase: MLSKKINSINPSLTLELSAKINKLKNEGVKVYNFTVGEPDFKTPRYIIDKTINYLDNGVVRYTDTSGISDLREEISSKLNNINHIKCDKDSIVVSTGAKQAIVNSLFALTNPNDEVLIPSPYWLSYPEMCKLTDCKPVVLPYNDNFKVDVDILNQYKTENTKCLILNNPSNPTGVIYSKDELFNIGNWAVENNVYIISDEIYERLSYDTEFISMASLSENINDITITINGFSKSYAMTGFRLGYSCSRKDVSTLIKRLQGHITSNANTLSQIAGLTALKDETDEVNEMIIEFKSRRDYIVSKLDELSLEYIYPNGAFYVFIKMDQFYNSTIKNSLEFCNKLLSEYNIAFVPGIVFGDDKYIRMSYATSIEDIKQGMKNLNKFIADNKKYSK; encoded by the coding sequence ATGCTATCAAAAAAAATTAACAGTATAAATCCATCTTTAACACTTGAATTGAGTGCTAAAATTAATAAATTAAAAAATGAAGGAGTTAAAGTTTATAACTTTACTGTTGGCGAACCAGACTTTAAAACTCCAAGATATATAATTGATAAAACTATAAATTATTTAGATAATGGAGTAGTTAGATATACTGATACTAGTGGAATATCAGATTTGCGAGAAGAAATAAGTTCAAAACTTAACAATATTAATCATATTAAATGCGATAAAGATTCTATAGTAGTATCTACTGGCGCTAAACAAGCAATTGTCAATAGTTTATTTGCATTAACAAACCCTAATGATGAAGTTCTTATACCGTCACCATATTGGTTAAGTTATCCAGAAATGTGTAAACTTACTGATTGTAAACCTGTAGTTTTACCATATAATGATAACTTTAAAGTGGATGTAGATATATTAAATCAATATAAAACCGAGAATACTAAATGCCTTATATTAAATAACCCTTCTAATCCAACAGGAGTAATATACTCAAAAGATGAATTGTTTAATATTGGCAACTGGGCAGTTGAAAATAATGTTTATATAATATCAGATGAAATTTATGAAAGATTATCATACGATACAGAATTTATAAGCATGGCTTCATTGTCGGAAAATATTAATGATATAACAATAACAATTAATGGTTTTTCTAAGTCTTATGCAATGACTGGATTTAGATTAGGATATTCTTGTAGCCGTAAAGACGTTTCTACGCTCATAAAAAGACTTCAAGGACATATTACATCCAATGCTAATACATTAAGTCAAATCGCCGGTTTAACGGCGTTAAAAGATGAAACTGATGAAGTTAATGAAATGATAATTGAATTTAAGTCCAGAAGAGACTATATAGTATCTAAATTAGACGAACTTAGCTTAGAATATATTTATCCAAATGGAGCATTCTATGTATTTATTAAGATGGATCAATTTTATAATAGCACAATTAAAAATTCTTTAGAATTTTGTAATAAATTGCTTTCAGAATATAATATTGCATTCGTACCAGGTATTGTTTTTGGTGATGATAAATATATTAGAATGAGTTATGCGACAAGTATTGAGGATATAAAACAAGGTATGAAAAACTTAAACAAATTCATAGCAGATAACAAAAAATATAGCAAATAA
- a CDS encoding PHP domain-containing protein, translated as MIDMHVHSTESDGRLSIEEIQYNANKNSIDKIAITDHDILMPSNTQFCNANIIKAVEFGITYKNKEVHILGYYVDRSNEKLQKISELAINDRAKRLDIFEKNFAKIGIKIDKDKVLNYSKDRVFSRSNLAQYLVDINICKNKNEAFNEYLSPKGKCYVKKSFTSLQNIINSIKSANGVCILAHPVTLNDDNIVNEIIEMGIDGIEVINSKHSFTDIKKYLNIALKNKLLYTAGSDCHGKQFDKEYLMGNFALNYSTFESIKKLHELRSDYAIKKN; from the coding sequence ATGATTGATATGCACGTACATTCCACAGAAAGTGATGGGAGATTAAGCATTGAAGAAATTCAATATAATGCAAATAAAAATTCTATTGATAAAATTGCTATTACTGATCATGATATACTAATGCCATCTAATACCCAATTCTGTAATGCTAACATCATAAAAGCTGTAGAATTTGGAATAACTTATAAAAATAAAGAAGTACACATTTTAGGATACTATGTAGATAGGTCCAATGAAAAATTACAAAAAATATCTGAATTAGCTATAAATGATAGAGCAAAAAGACTTGATATTTTTGAAAAAAATTTTGCGAAAATTGGAATAAAAATTGACAAGGATAAAGTCCTGAATTATAGTAAAGACAGAGTTTTTTCTAGAAGTAATTTAGCTCAATATTTAGTAGATATTAATATTTGTAAAAATAAAAATGAAGCTTTTAACGAATATTTATCTCCAAAAGGTAAATGCTATGTCAAAAAAAGCTTCACATCACTACAAAACATTATTAATTCTATAAAATCAGCTAACGGTGTATGTATTTTAGCACATCCCGTAACATTGAATGATGATAATATAGTAAATGAAATCATAGAAATGGGTATTGATGGAATTGAAGTAATTAATTCTAAACATTCATTTACTGATATTAAAAAATACTTGAATATAGCATTAAAAAACAAGTTACTATACACGGCGGGAAGTGACTGTCACGGAAAGCAATTTGATAAAGAATATTTAATGGGAAATTTCGCCTTAAATTATTCAACTTTTGAATCTATAAAAAAACTACATGAATTAAGGAGCGATTATGCTATCAAAAAAAATTAA
- the rny gene encoding ribonuclease Y produces MSTTTSLIIAILAGILGIVIGFFFRKSLAEKKIRSAEDYAVKIIEDANKDAETKKKELLVEAKDEIFKMKSDLDRENKSRLKEISRQEDRLNSKEENLERKNASLEKKHKKLDSELKKADDMQLKIQSLIDEKELELEKVAGLTSDEAKNIVLERVKTETIREQAAIIKEIESKTKEESEKFAREIISTSIQRYAADQVAESTVSVVNLPNDDMKGRIIGREGRNIRAFETLTGVDLIIDDTPEAVVLSAFDPVRREIARIALEKLIVDGRIHPTRIEEMVEKARKDVDNTIREKGEEACDETNVHGLHPELIKILGKLHYRTSYGQNVLKHSIEVSNIAGMLASELGVNVKLAKRGGLLHDLGKAIDHEIEGPHVELGVNAAKRFKEPKDVINCIEAHHGDVEPTCIESILVQSADAISAARPGARRESMENYIQRLENLEQIANSFDGIESSYAIQAGREIRIMVKPDVIDESSMVILAKDVAHKIESELEYPGQIKVNVIRENRVSDYAK; encoded by the coding sequence ATGAGCACCACAACGTCTTTAATAATTGCTATTCTTGCTGGAATTTTAGGTATTGTAATAGGTTTCTTTTTTAGAAAAAGCTTAGCTGAGAAAAAAATCAGAAGCGCTGAGGATTATGCTGTTAAAATAATTGAAGATGCAAACAAAGATGCTGAAACTAAAAAGAAAGAATTATTAGTAGAAGCAAAAGATGAAATCTTTAAGATGAAAAGTGATTTGGATCGTGAAAATAAATCTCGATTAAAAGAAATCAGTCGTCAAGAAGATAGACTTAATTCTAAAGAAGAGAATTTAGAAAGAAAAAATGCATCATTAGAAAAGAAACATAAAAAGCTAGATTCTGAATTGAAGAAAGCTGACGATATGCAACTTAAAATCCAATCTTTGATAGATGAAAAAGAATTAGAATTGGAAAAAGTTGCTGGATTAACAAGTGACGAAGCTAAAAACATCGTTCTTGAAAGAGTTAAAACTGAAACAATACGTGAGCAAGCTGCTATTATTAAAGAAATCGAATCCAAAACTAAGGAAGAATCTGAAAAATTTGCAAGAGAAATCATTAGTACATCAATTCAAAGGTATGCTGCAGATCAAGTTGCAGAATCTACCGTATCAGTCGTTAATTTACCTAATGACGACATGAAAGGCAGAATAATTGGTCGTGAAGGAAGAAACATAAGAGCTTTTGAAACTTTAACAGGCGTAGATTTGATTATTGATGATACTCCAGAAGCTGTTGTATTATCAGCTTTTGATCCTGTAAGACGTGAAATCGCAAGAATTGCTTTGGAAAAACTTATAGTTGATGGAAGAATCCATCCTACTAGAATTGAAGAAATGGTTGAAAAAGCCAGAAAAGATGTAGATAATACTATAAGAGAAAAAGGTGAAGAAGCTTGTGATGAAACAAATGTACACGGTTTACATCCAGAATTGATTAAAATTCTCGGTAAACTACATTACAGAACAAGTTATGGTCAAAATGTTCTTAAACATTCTATTGAAGTTTCCAATATCGCTGGAATGCTTGCAAGTGAATTAGGAGTAAATGTGAAATTAGCTAAAAGAGGTGGACTACTACACGATTTAGGAAAAGCAATTGACCACGAAATCGAGGGACCTCACGTTGAACTAGGCGTTAACGCTGCTAAAAGATTTAAAGAGCCAAAAGATGTTATCAATTGTATTGAAGCTCATCACGGTGATGTTGAACCAACATGTATTGAATCTATATTAGTACAATCTGCTGATGCAATATCCGCAGCAAGACCTGGAGCTAGACGTGAATCTATGGAAAACTATATCCAAAGATTAGAAAATCTAGAGCAAATAGCTAATTCATTTGATGGTATTGAAAGTTCTTATGCTATACAAGCTGGTAGAGAAATTAGAATCATGGTAAAACCTGATGTTATTGATGAAAGCTCTATGGTTATATTAGCAAAAGATGTAGCTCATAAAATTGAAAGTGAATTAGAATATCCTGGACAAATTAAAGTAAATGTCATAAGAGAAAATAGGGTATCTGATTACGCAAAATAA
- a CDS encoding chromosome partitioning protein ParA, with amino-acid sequence MQSKITSMEINYRSELAVKKSIEKEIESTKESIDALEKQIEKLEIIKMLYDKTSEYSREQAKIQIENLVSRCLSYIFEKEMNFKIEIKIKNNNPSAKFFIEEELDIDGEIKSFTYDIVDARGGGVVDIVSLALRISFIMLYENSLANIIVLDEPCKHVSEDYIHNVANFINEISEEYNKQIIMISHNAHLSAIGDINYRITNRNNTSEINVI; translated from the coding sequence ATGCAATCCAAAATAACTTCAATGGAAATTAATTATAGAAGTGAATTAGCAGTAAAGAAATCAATAGAAAAAGAAATTGAATCTACTAAAGAAAGTATTGATGCACTTGAAAAACAAATCGAAAAACTCGAAATTATAAAGATGCTTTATGATAAGACTTCAGAATATTCAAGAGAACAAGCCAAAATTCAAATAGAAAACCTTGTTAGTAGATGTTTAAGTTATATTTTTGAAAAAGAAATGAATTTTAAAATAGAGATTAAAATTAAAAATAACAATCCATCAGCAAAATTCTTCATAGAAGAAGAACTTGATATCGATGGAGAGATTAAATCTTTCACTTACGATATAGTTGATGCTAGGGGTGGTGGGGTAGTAGACATTGTATCTCTAGCTCTAAGAATTTCCTTTATAATGCTGTATGAAAATAGTTTAGCTAATATTATTGTTCTTGATGAGCCTTGTAAGCATGTTAGTGAAGACTATATACACAATGTAGCAAATTTTATTAACGAAATAAGCGAAGAATATAATAAACAAATCATAATGATTTCTCATAATGCACATTTATCGGCAATAGGAGATATTAACTACAGAATTACTAATAGAAATAACACTTCTGAAATAAATGTTATATAA
- a CDS encoding AAA family ATPase: MYITDIYLTNFQSYEQGHFELSEKVNLITGASDSGKTALIRALSWVLFNDYTTDLLIRNGYNNVEVKIVFNNGNFILRGRKGNTNYYHIKNNADNEDIKEYVNFGREIPTEIQNDFLFKKVNLLNEQYNILIASQLENSFLLSETDSTKANAIGKLVNVDILDNASRNVSREIKTTKNELNFKKSFIKEKEKSLNNYNHLNEDKIKIDKLKSLYNNLEINSKNLNLLKTLSDQVSELDSRIKNGYKYLDNYKGLDLCFKTLHNTQNNILFLSKLTEINDNYQQILKGIEFNNISLKNLKNTDLISEIIDNIDKNLTLVRFMNPLYNRITYVNNSYYNFKIKLDKLKTVAISDEILFNTQKYIQALTNLSNLNKNYYEINQEILNNKKILNHLYISKISKITDRIEENKQKYIQLNNLNISYQNVNRLISDKNFNLNKLKSINCLPNMIFNINKSYELLTKLEIIKNTLDKQQEISQQKSRELNQSNILIDELIKEYKDNLYKEKTCPFCLSEIDDNHVDQIIKELRK; encoded by the coding sequence ATGTATATTACAGATATATATTTAACTAATTTTCAATCTTACGAACAAGGCCATTTTGAACTTTCAGAAAAAGTTAATTTAATCACAGGAGCTTCTGATAGTGGTAAAACTGCCTTAATTAGAGCACTATCATGGGTTTTATTCAACGATTATACAACTGATTTATTAATAAGAAATGGATATAATAATGTTGAAGTCAAAATTGTATTTAACAACGGTAATTTTATTCTGAGAGGAAGAAAAGGCAATACTAATTATTATCATATAAAAAATAATGCAGATAATGAAGATATTAAGGAGTACGTGAATTTTGGTAGAGAAATACCAACAGAAATTCAAAATGATTTTCTTTTCAAAAAAGTCAATCTACTAAACGAACAATACAATATATTGATCGCATCACAATTGGAAAATTCATTTCTACTTTCAGAAACTGATTCTACAAAAGCCAATGCCATAGGTAAGTTGGTAAATGTTGATATATTAGACAATGCATCAAGAAATGTTTCCAGAGAAATAAAAACTACTAAAAATGAATTAAACTTTAAAAAAAGTTTTATTAAAGAAAAAGAAAAATCTTTAAATAATTATAATCATTTAAATGAAGATAAAATTAAAATCGACAAGTTAAAAAGTTTATATAATAATTTAGAAATTAATTCTAAAAATCTAAATTTATTGAAAACATTATCAGATCAAGTTTCTGAATTAGACTCTAGAATTAAAAATGGATATAAATACTTAGATAACTACAAAGGATTAGACCTTTGTTTCAAAACTTTGCATAATACTCAAAATAATATTTTATTTTTATCAAAGCTTACTGAAATAAATGATAATTATCAACAAATATTAAAAGGAATTGAATTTAATAATATTAGCTTAAAGAATTTAAAAAATACTGATTTAATATCGGAAATTATTGACAACATTGATAAAAATCTGACTTTAGTGAGGTTTATGAACCCATTATATAATAGAATAACTTACGTGAATAATAGTTATTACAATTTTAAAATTAAATTAGATAAATTAAAAACCGTTGCTATATCAGATGAAATTTTATTTAATACTCAAAAGTATATTCAAGCGTTAACCAATTTATCAAATTTAAATAAAAATTATTATGAAATAAATCAAGAGATACTTAATAACAAAAAAATATTAAATCATCTTTATATATCTAAAATATCAAAAATAACAGATAGAATTGAGGAAAATAAACAAAAGTATATTCAGCTAAACAATCTTAACATTTCATATCAAAATGTAAATAGGTTGATTTCCGACAAAAATTTTAACTTAAATAAACTGAAGTCTATAAATTGTTTGCCGAACATGATATTTAATATTAATAAGTCATATGAATTGCTAACAAAACTTGAAATTATAAAGAATACGTTGGATAAACAACAAGAGATTAGTCAACAGAAATCCAGAGAATTGAATCAAAGTAATATATTAATAGATGAGTTAATAAAGGAATACAAGGATAATTTATATAAAGAAAAAACATGTCCATTTTGTCTAAGCGAGATAGATGATAACCATGTAGATCAAATAATAAAGGAGTTGAGAAAATAA
- a CDS encoding metallophosphoesterase family protein, producing MKILFFTDTHIKSKNPRARIDDYEDSIYKKIEEIREISINENVDVILHGGDLFDKADVGIKTASRFGKLFQRFPKKIFIISGNHDIYGYNPNSIDRAMMGLFNSLDVLELIEEGKPVIIEKDGLRVQISGQPYTHDIDSSDKSHYYPKRLDDVDYHILMIHSFLLYKKFIEQIEYTLIDQIMDTDCDIVLSGHYHTGFKTVKVNEKYFSNPGSIARMTNTESERKRIPKVLLIELTKEEINISDIYLKSAKKSEEIFSEKQVNPYSIKSKSLLDIKEKLSKLSSNPIIDINNNLKNIGKEMKIDEDIINEAIRRIE from the coding sequence ATGAAGATATTATTTTTTACTGATACACATATAAAATCCAAAAATCCAAGAGCTAGAATTGATGATTACGAAGATTCTATCTATAAAAAAATTGAAGAAATTAGAGAAATATCAATTAATGAAAATGTTGATGTTATACTTCACGGTGGAGATTTGTTTGATAAAGCTGATGTCGGAATCAAAACAGCATCAAGATTCGGAAAATTGTTTCAAAGATTCCCTAAGAAAATTTTTATAATTAGCGGAAATCATGATATATATGGTTATAATCCAAACTCCATAGATAGAGCTATGATGGGGCTTTTTAATTCGTTAGATGTACTAGAGCTAATCGAAGAAGGTAAGCCTGTAATTATTGAAAAAGATGGTTTAAGAGTTCAAATATCTGGACAACCATATACGCACGATATTGATTCATCAGATAAATCACATTATTATCCGAAAAGATTGGATGATGTAGACTATCACATACTAATGATTCACAGCTTTTTATTATATAAGAAATTTATTGAACAAATTGAGTATACTTTAATTGATCAGATTATGGATACAGATTGTGATATAGTTTTAAGCGGCCATTATCATACTGGATTTAAAACTGTTAAAGTTAACGAAAAATATTTTTCTAATCCTGGAAGCATCGCAAGAATGACTAATACGGAATCAGAAAGAAAGAGAATCCCAAAAGTTTTATTAATTGAACTCACAAAAGAAGAAATCAATATTAGTGATATTTATTTAAAGAGTGCTAAAAAAAGTGAAGAAATTTTTTCCGAAAAACAAGTAAATCCTTATTCAATAAAAAGCAAAAGTTTGCTAGACATAAAAGAAAAACTATCAAAATTATCAAGTAATCCAATTATAGATATTAATAATAATTTGAAAAATATAGGAAAAGAAATGAAAATCGATGAAGATATTATCAATGAAGCAATAAGGAGAATAGAATAA
- the recA gene encoding recombinase RecA, whose product MDFSNGTEKDQALREAFASIEKQFGKGSIMKLGDHVQKDIEAIPTGAINLDVALGIGGLPRGRVIEIYGPESSGKTTLALHVVAEAQKMGGTAAFIDAEHALDAIYAKNLGVDTDNLIISQPDTGEQALGICDSLVRSSAVDIIIIDSVAALVPRAEIEGNMGDSHVGLQARLMSQALRKLTGVISKSNCTVIFINQLREKVGIMFGNPEVTTGGRALKFYSSVRIEIRRGEAIRKGDDIVGNRTKVKIVKNKVAPPFKQVEFDIMYGEGISKIGTILDLATDCKVIKKAGAWYSYEEEKLGQGRENSKVFLEENPKILEEIIDKTYEFYGLKSKDSSDDTETEIIDQIDDELKNEISEDE is encoded by the coding sequence ATGGACTTTTCTAATGGTACAGAAAAGGATCAAGCTTTGAGAGAAGCATTTGCAAGTATTGAAAAACAATTTGGAAAAGGCTCTATTATGAAACTCGGAGATCATGTTCAAAAAGATATCGAGGCTATTCCTACTGGAGCTATAAACTTGGATGTTGCTTTAGGAATAGGGGGACTTCCAAGAGGTAGAGTAATTGAAATATATGGACCTGAATCTTCTGGTAAAACAACTTTAGCGCTACATGTAGTCGCTGAAGCTCAAAAGATGGGTGGTACAGCAGCATTTATAGATGCTGAACATGCATTAGATGCAATTTATGCTAAAAACCTAGGTGTAGATACTGATAATCTTATCATTTCACAACCAGATACAGGTGAACAAGCTTTAGGAATATGTGATTCTCTTGTAAGAAGTTCTGCAGTAGATATTATAATCATTGACTCTGTTGCTGCATTAGTTCCAAGAGCTGAAATAGAAGGTAACATGGGAGATAGCCATGTTGGTTTGCAAGCAAGACTAATGTCTCAAGCTTTACGTAAATTAACAGGTGTTATTTCGAAAAGTAATTGTACCGTTATATTTATAAACCAACTTAGAGAAAAAGTTGGAATAATGTTTGGTAATCCTGAAGTTACTACAGGTGGTAGAGCATTAAAATTCTATTCTTCAGTTAGAATTGAAATTAGAAGAGGAGAAGCTATTAGAAAAGGTGACGATATAGTTGGAAATCGTACTAAAGTAAAAATCGTCAAAAACAAAGTTGCACCTCCTTTTAAACAAGTAGAATTTGACATAATGTACGGTGAAGGAATTTCCAAAATTGGTACAATTTTAGATTTAGCTACCGACTGTAAAGTAATAAAAAAAGCTGGTGCTTGGTATAGCTATGAAGAAGAAAAATTAGGTCAAGGCCGCGAAAACTCTAAGGTATTTTTAGAAGAAAATCCTAAAATACTCGAAGAAATAATCGATAAAACTTACGAATTTTACGGATTAAAATCAAAAGATTCTTCAGATGATACTGAAACAGAAATAATTGATCAAATTGATGATGAATTAAAAAATGAAATAAGCGAGGATGAATAA
- the pgsA gene encoding CDP-diacylglycerol--glycerol-3-phosphate 3-phosphatidyltransferase, with product MNIANKFTTLRVILIPFFVASLLVFKTDNYIPALIFVISAITDFIDGQLARRKNLVTTFGKFMDPLADKMLSCSALIVLVQLGKVPAWSVVIVVLRELTISGFRILAASNGVTLAASYWGKSKTMTQFIAIVLILINTSNKLGFALDMYLYYISIILTVISLCDYIFKNVNVLDLKNI from the coding sequence ATGAATATTGCAAATAAATTCACAACATTAAGAGTAATTCTTATACCATTTTTTGTAGCATCATTACTTGTATTTAAGACAGACAATTATATACCTGCGTTAATTTTTGTAATCTCTGCAATAACAGATTTTATTGATGGTCAGCTAGCAAGAAGAAAAAATTTAGTTACTACATTTGGGAAGTTTATGGATCCATTGGCTGATAAAATGTTGAGCTGTAGCGCATTGATTGTTCTAGTACAACTAGGAAAAGTTCCTGCATGGAGTGTTGTTATTGTAGTATTAAGGGAACTTACTATAAGCGGATTTAGAATATTAGCCGCATCTAACGGTGTTACATTAGCTGCAAGTTATTGGGGAAAATCTAAAACTATGACACAGTTTATTGCTATAGTTTTGATTTTAATTAATACAAGTAATAAATTAGGATTTGCTCTAGATATGTACCTATATTATATTTCAATCATATTAACTGTAATCAGCTTGTGTGATTATATTTTTAAAAATGTTAATGTTTTAGATTTAAAAAATATATAA